GCGCGCTGTAAAATTCCTGTGCATATCGAAATGTTGCGTGCCTTCCTTTCTTGACATCCTCATATTCCCTGATCAAGAACCGGTACTTCTGGATGTAGTTCCTCTTTATCGTCTGATCTTGGCTGTTGATTCTCATGGACTCATTACCCCTGTCTGAGGATACCTCGTCCACGAATTATCTAACATCTACAATTGCGAGGGCCTCAAGCCCGAAGCAATCTCAGAAGCGAGAGATTACTTCGTCGCTTCGCTCCTCGCAATGACAGCTCACAAACGTATTTCACGAAAATAATAGCGAACTGGTTTGAGACGCGACAACAAAGTCAGCGCCTGGCGTGCACCTCTTAGGCTTGAACTTACTTGACTTTCAATATCGCCGGGGTTAAGGACTGGTTGTGGCCCAGTGTTTCGAAGGATGGCGGAAAACCATGATCAAAGAGCTTGCCTCCCGCTTCAAAGATGAATTCTACCAACTGGAACGGGCTCTTTTCGGTAAGTCCGACTCGAAGGAATCCCACGTAGTCCAAATCACTTCCTCCCACTCGGGCGAAGGGGTCACGTCCACCACCCTGGCTCTGGCGACATTCCTGGCCCGCCAACATCCTTCCGAGGAAGTAATGGTTGTGGAAGCCAATCTGCGAGAACCCTGTTTTGAGCAGCTTTTGGCCTTCAAGGCCGAAGGGTCACTGTTCGATGTCCTTCGGAATTCAGGATCTCTGAGGCATGCGATACATAAGCTGCCAGACTACGGTTTTTCGGTCATACCCGCGGGTAGACCGCACGTTACCGACACATTTATCTCGTACGACTTGGACCTCGAGCGCGTTGACGATGTCCTGGCCGTCCTAAAGAAGAAGTATCGTTATGTCCTCGTGGACAGCCCGCCTGTTGTCCCGTTTGTTGATGCCACCACGATTTGTCGAATGGCCGATGGGGTTGTTCTACTGGTTGAATCGGAGCAGACCCGTTCCGAGGTGGTGGATCACACGATTCAAAAATTGAGGTCTGCGGGGGCAGAAATATTGGGAATCATCCTGAACAAACGTGAATTCCACATTCCCAAACGAATATACCGGTTCCTGTGACGATCCTGACATGCACTTGATTTGACCGTACGGCATTTCGATTTCGCCTTCAAAGTGGTAGCCTCACAATCCGGTCCTGACAATCTATGCGATGAAAAACGCAAAATGGTCCTATTACGCTCGCCGGTTAAGGACGCTTCGTGCTGACGAGCCCTTTTACCGGATAAGGTCGTGGATTCGCCACGGGATTGAAAAGCGCAAATACCGCTTAGACCCCGAGGCCTTGTCACCGGAGCGCCTGTGGGCCGAACGTGGTAACTGGCTGCGGACAAGTCCGGGTGTAGAGGCCGCAAGAGAAGTCAACCTGGCTCTGTTGGAGGCGCTTCCCGCCGGCTGGTGGCAAGACGAATCCTTTTGGGATAACTTCGCACGGCGTTACCCCGAAGAAAAGAATCGCCTCATTGTTCTGGCCGAGAAAATCCTGGACGGACATTTTTTGCTTTTTCAGTGGAAAGAAGTCCAAAGGGCCGAGCCGATAACATGGTCCGAGACTCTTGAACCGGAGAACTCTTCCACTGTCTGGCCGGCTCGTTACTATTCCGATATTGATGTTTCCCACGACCCGCATCACTCTGAGCGTGATGTCAAATGGTGCTGGGAACTCAATAGATTCCAGCACCTTTTGTGGTTGGGCGCATCCTGGAGGCTTACGGGCCGGGAACGTTTTGCCGGTGCCGCAAGGGAGCACCTGGAAAGCTGGCTGAGCAGCGTGCATTATCCCTTCGGAGTTCAATGGACCAGCAATTTGGAAGTGGCGCTCCGATCACTCTCATTCATGTGGTGCCACGTGCTCTGTTTGAATAGTCCAGCCTGGGATGAAGGGTTTCTCTCGCGCTTCATACCGTGTATGTATCTCCATGCGAGTCACCTGGAGAAAGAACTCACAGTCCATCACACCGAAGGCAACCACCTACTGGGAGAGTCTTCGGCCTTATATTGCATTTCTACGCTCTATCCTTTGTTCTTGGACGCCCCCCGGTGGCGTAGGCGAACCGTGCAGATCCTTAACCGGCTGGTTCCTCGTGTTATCCTGCCCGATGGGGTATATGCCGAGCAGGCTACCGGATATTTTCGTTTCATAGCGGAGTTTCTATTTCAGGTATTATTGGTCGGGAGTGGAGGAGCGTCGCAAATTTCCGATGTGGTGGCTGAGAGTCTCGCCAAGGGATTGTATTTCATAAAAAACTTGGCCCCTGATCCCGCGGATGTGCCGATGATCGGAGATTCCGACACCGGCT
This portion of the Desulfomonile tiedjei genome encodes:
- a CDS encoding CpsD/CapB family tyrosine-protein kinase; translation: MIKELASRFKDEFYQLERALFGKSDSKESHVVQITSSHSGEGVTSTTLALATFLARQHPSEEVMVVEANLREPCFEQLLAFKAEGSLFDVLRNSGSLRHAIHKLPDYGFSVIPAGRPHVTDTFISYDLDLERVDDVLAVLKKKYRYVLVDSPPVVPFVDATTICRMADGVVLLVESEQTRSEVVDHTIQKLRSAGAEILGIILNKREFHIPKRIYRFL